GCGACCAAGGTGAGTGGTGGCCAGCGGACGTGCACtcgagcagcaggcggcggaggTGCAGTTCTCACCAAACCACGGCCAGCTGCTGCTTCCTATGGTGAGGGAAGAGGGACTGAGGGTGAGGGAGCGTGGGTAGTGACAGCGCTCGGCGCAGACTGTTGATGGATTTGGGGTGGCTCGGGGCTAGGACTGGCTGCCTGCTAGGgtttctggagtgggggtgagggtTTTATTTGGTCTTTGTGGGACTTGGGTCCATCTCCACGGGCCGGACGGGGAGACAGCCAATCTGGGCCAGGCCTACGTCGCGAGGAGGGAGCTGATTCTGCTGGGAACAAACATCTCGGTTAAATTGGTGATTCGGTTAACTGCAGCCCAGAACTGACCCGATCACCGAACACCGAATAACACATAAATTTTAACCAACCCAATAACCGATTTAACTGTCTTTTTCGGTTAAGCCGGTTCGGTTTGGCTAATTGTTTTTGGGTATTTTTTGCCAAGCACTAGGCAGGAGTTGCTGGTGTCGGCAAGGGTGATAAATGGCTTTGAGAGTGGGTTGATCTAATGGTGCATTGTAGGTTATTGGATAGTCACGTCAATCAGTGTAACAATAAAAATGGAAGCAACCTAATACCAAATGCCAGTTAGGTAATGAAAAACTCATATCGGTTTTTCAGAAGGATGGATATTGTAACTGTTTCTGGATATAGTTTATTCATGTTACTGATTCAACACATTCTTGTAACAGTAGAGATACTGAATATCAGTGAGATATCGTTATTAAGACGTACCATCTGTCTCAGGTCTGTTAGCATTTCAATAGGCTGTGATATATCTCTATACATAAGCTGACTCCAGATACCGTAACTTGCAGGGGAGGCATCACAGAAAGAGGGTATAGGAGGTGAAATCCGTGACCAACAGACTGTGGTTCCCACTTCACCATCTTCTTCAGGTGGGTTTCATCAATTTCCTTCCAAGGGATATGTAAAGAAGACATGCCTATGGATTATGGAACATAAATATGGTGGAAATTTGGATTTGTTGTACAAGCATGTATGCGCTCCGCATGTCTGGTTCTGAGATACATGTAGGGTTGCCGGCCTGCAAGGAACATTGAGTAAATTCTTCAGACCGAGCTGCCACTGTCAAAATTGAGTGAATGCCTACGGGTAATTTCCCATTTGGCAGCATCTAAGCATGGGGATTTCAGGATGTGATTGTTCCCTCCTCGGTTCGTATGTCTCTTTCTTTGTATGTAGCTCCTAACCTGGTCTTCTTATTTATGGACACACATTAATAATTTTAACCATCTTTCTGATTTAATTTTACACACTACTGATGTTACCATGTATGCTTCATAAAAGAGTTGCAATGTATATTGGCATATaaattccttttcttttctaatttttGCATGTATTTTATTTTTCAGATAAAAAGGAGAATCCTCTAGCATTGCTTGGGCAATATAGTgatgatgaagaggaggatgaggaggcaGCAGATCAACCCACTGGTGAAGCTAAGCGGAGTCCAGGGGATGCAAGTGCTCAGGTAATTCCACCTCACTGTGCCTGCCTTGAGGTAGTTCAATCAGGTTGGACCTTCTTGGGTTAAACATGTAAATCTAGTCTAGTTTTGTACTATAGGTCCCAATATAGCTGAAGCCAGTAAAGAAGGCTTATAGGCTGAAGCCTCCAATAAGCTGGCCTTACATTCACTGAGCTTATTTCTGTTAATAGGTAACTTTTGTTAATTTGTATTATTATATTATTCAGACCACAATTGTTTCTTCACACACTGATTTTTCTTCATCTTCTTGGTCAACTGCATCTATCTTTTCAAATAGATGACATTATTGCATCTAGGGAGTATAAGCTCACTTCTTTGCCATTTTTTTGTCGGTCGTGTAATAATACATGTTTTCTTACATCAGGTAACTATTGAGCGTGCTGACACAGCTGGTGATGCACAAACTGAACCATTAGTTTCTGTTGGTGATCAACAAGAAGCACCTGAAACTGGTGATGTTAAGAACTACACTCAAAGTGTTACTGAAGAAAACACTCTTGCTCCTGAGCCAACTCTGCAAGAAGAGAGTGCGATAGCAGCTGAATCTGTTCCTGATTCATCTGGCATGCAAATTGTTGGTGATATTGGTGGAAATTGGAAAGCAATAATGCATGAACAGAGTAATCGGTGTTATTACTGGAACACAGTTACTGGAGAAACTTCTTGGGAGATGCCAAATGGATTAGCTTCAGGAGTTGCTTCTGATGGAGTTGCATCTGCATCTGTTCCTACTCATATGGACTATCCATTAGAAGCTCAAGCCCATGTCCTTCCCCAAAACATTCTGGAAGCATATCCAAGCGACATGTCTGTTGGTAACGCCACAGCAACTTATGCTAATTTTGGAATGACATGTGGAAGTGCACAGGTAACTCAAGATGCTTATGCTTATGCACCTGCCGCGAGTCATGAGTCTATGGACATTGATCCCTTGTATCTTGCAAAATATGGTGAGGAATTGCTACAAAGATTGAACCTGCTATCAAGGTGCTTGTTATTATCTTTTGTTACTTTCATGCATTCTTGTTCCTGGAGTGTAGAAAACTAATCAGTTATTATCATTGTAGGCTCCATGGCTCGAATGAAGGTCTTGAATTGTTAAGAAGAGAAATTGAGATACGAATATCAGACTGCAATGCACTCTCATCATATGGATCTTCTTTGCTGCCTTTGTGGTTGCATGCTGAGGTGCATCTTAAGCAACTAGACTCTTCTGTTTCCAAGTTGGAAATGAGCTATCGTGTGGATACAGAGCCTAGGGATTCGAAGACAGAGGTTGCTGAACACAAGGCACCTAATGAAGCTGATATGCTAGCACCCTCCAATGGTGAGGCTTTGAAATCTGAGCTTAGTGCTGGGATTACTATTGATGAAAATGTTAAGATTGAAAAGCCAGCTTCAACATCTTCTGCTCAGAGTTCACAAGATAAAGATGCTCCAGCAGTTACTTCAAAAGTCGAATCTGACAATGATGAAGATATGGATGTGGAAATGGAAGTTGATGAGGATAGTGTTGAAGAGCAGGTGCATTGCAGTTCTGTACCTAATAAGGAGCATCCTCCATCAGAACAAGTGAGTTCAGCTGATTTGCCCCCATTGGAAGGTCCTACTCCTCCTGAGGATAATGATGTCCCTCCGCCTCCACCAGAGGAGGAATGGATTCCACCTCCACCACCTGATAATGAAccagctcctccagctccccCAGAAGAGCCCGCTGCATCATATATTCATGCTGATACAATTTCTCAGCCATATATAGCTCAAGCAAATGTTGGCTATACACTTTCAGGAATGGAGTACTATGCTACTGTTGGTACTGAAGGAACACATGCCAGTTACTATATGCAAGTGACTgagccccatcttcttcaagcACAGCAGCATTCTTATTATGCACCAGTATCTGCAAGTGGCATATCTGTTCCTGTTGATGGCACATCTATTGCCCCAGAATCTTACTATACCTATCCTTCAGTCAGTACGGCTGCCAGTGGAATAGCAGCTGAACATTCTGGATACTATGCTTCATCAACCTCTGCCATTCCTAGCAGTGCAGCAGATATCAAAACAGGCTCAGCTCCTCTTGTTTCTGCAAATATCAATTCGGATCCCAAAGGGCCTGATAAAGTTATATCTAAGGATGCAAGTATTGCGCCTTTGACCCAAGCTGCAGTAGCAACATCAGCTGCAGGAACATCATCCGTAATTGGAAGTTCTACACAGTCTTCTACTAGTACTACAAATCAGACTAAAGGTGATTTTTTTTTGAATATCTTCATTGGGGCAATTCATCTTACCCTATTGGTCATGGTTACTCCATCACATTGCTCTGTAGTTATTCGTAGCAAGAAGCGGGCTGTTGCTGTTACATCATCCCTGAGGTCTAATAAGAAGGTTTCGAGCCTGGTGGATAAGGTAGCTCTCTATCACTTGATGACAAAACACTCAATGCTATTATCACAATGGGTGCAAATAATGGTGACTTGTGCCCCTAACTATGCTGGTACTGCAGCATGCACGCACCATCCTTCCAAAAATTTGATGCCTGAAATTTACAACAAAATTTTGATTTCTTCCTGTCTATTCATGGGATCAGCAAGTACTAGTTTCATATACTTGACCGATAGAGATATACTCTCAATTTCAACTATCCTTTTTCATCAACTTGTAGGGAGCATTGTTTAAATCAGTTTTCTTGTGTGCAATATATATCATGTCATGAAGAAACATTTCCTGGAAGTTGCATTTTGAACTTCTGTTTCCTGGTTATTTTTTAGTTTTCATGGATAAAATTTGTTAGTATAAAGGCAGACCAGTGTGTGCTTTCATGGTAAGGTTTAAACTGAGGTGAGTAGTGATAACTGGTGTCCTGGCAATATGACTTTGCAAAAGCAGCTCATTTCATTCTTTTTAACAGTGGAAAGCTGCAAAGGAGGAACTTCGCGATGAAGAGGAGGAACCTGAAAGCGCTTTGGAGGCATTAGAAAGGAAGCGTCAAAAGGAAATAGAGGTACCTCTCTTTGAAGCAAGCTTGCACAAAAGTTTCTCAAAGTTTTCTGAATTTAAGTTATGCTCCATATGATCCAGGAATGGCGGAAACAACAGATAGCTAGTGGAGAAGCTCAGGAAAATGCCAATTTTGTTCCTGTTCGTGGTGATTGGTACTGTTTCTGCACCTTTTGATAGTTGTATCTAATACCTTGATATAAGTTTACAACTCTTTTGGCCTTTGCCATGGTCATGGCCAATTTTGTTTCCTTTCACCATTTCATGGCCTCTGATGCCCTATTTGCTTATAAGTAGACTTCAATGTTTTACTTTCAGCCTGAAAGAACATTTTTAGAAACAGAGACAATCATCCTGCATCTATAATTGTGTTAAAAGGAAATGTTCAAACTAACTCCAGTACCTAGCTTTTTCGTCTTACTAGTTTGTTGGTTGCCCTACCTATTGCCTACTAATTTCTTGAATATTGTTAATACTGTTAGTATCAAAATTTTTACTCTCATCGAGAGGATGACTCTAGGAGTTGGGGCAATTTTCTAGTTCATTTCTCACACAATGCCATACCAACCTGAGGGGTtggggatacatatttatagctgGTCAAGACAGCCAAGCATATGCCGAAATGCTAGTCTAAGATGTTAGTCTAAAAGCTAGTGATGCTTAGTCTAAAGATGCTGTCCTAGATGCTGTCCTAAAAGCTAGTCTAAGATGCTAAATGCTG
The genomic region above belongs to Panicum hallii strain FIL2 chromosome 4, PHallii_v3.1, whole genome shotgun sequence and contains:
- the LOC112890052 gene encoding formin-binding protein 4 isoform X1 codes for the protein MGRRKERRLAAKAAAGRRVKLDLFLDPSPGEASQKEGIGGEIRDQQTVVPTSPSSSDKKENPLALLGQYSDDEEEDEEAADQPTGEAKRSPGDASAQVTIERADTAGDAQTEPLVSVGDQQEAPETGDVKNYTQSVTEENTLAPEPTLQEESAIAAESVPDSSGMQIVGDIGGNWKAIMHEQSNRCYYWNTVTGETSWEMPNGLASGVASDGVASASVPTHMDYPLEAQAHVLPQNILEAYPSDMSVGNATATYANFGMTCGSAQVTQDAYAYAPAASHESMDIDPLYLAKYGEELLQRLNLLSRLHGSNEGLELLRREIEIRISDCNALSSYGSSLLPLWLHAEVHLKQLDSSVSKLEMSYRVDTEPRDSKTEVAEHKAPNEADMLAPSNGEALKSELSAGITIDENVKIEKPASTSSAQSSQDKDAPAVTSKVESDNDEDMDVEMEVDEDSVEEQVHCSSVPNKEHPPSEQVSSADLPPLEGPTPPEDNDVPPPPPEEEWIPPPPPDNEPAPPAPPEEPAASYIHADTISQPYIAQANVGYTLSGMEYYATVGTEGTHASYYMQVTEPHLLQAQQHSYYAPVSASGISVPVDGTSIAPESYYTYPSVSTAASGIAAEHSGYYASSTSAIPSSAADIKTGSAPLVSANINSDPKGPDKVISKDASIAPLTQAAVATSAAGTSSVIGSSTQSSTSTTNQTKVIRSKKRAVAVTSSLRSNKKVSSLVDKWKAAKEELRDEEEEPESALEALERKRQKEIEEWRKQQIASGEAQENANFVPVRGDWRDRVKRRRAEAKKEPKDESIAASIGSAEQHKGSPDLAELSKGLPSGWEAYVDESTKQVYYGNSLTSETSWERPTK
- the LOC112890052 gene encoding formin-binding protein 4 isoform X2, with product MGISGCDCSLLDKKENPLALLGQYSDDEEEDEEAADQPTGEAKRSPGDASAQVTIERADTAGDAQTEPLVSVGDQQEAPETGDVKNYTQSVTEENTLAPEPTLQEESAIAAESVPDSSGMQIVGDIGGNWKAIMHEQSNRCYYWNTVTGETSWEMPNGLASGVASDGVASASVPTHMDYPLEAQAHVLPQNILEAYPSDMSVGNATATYANFGMTCGSAQVTQDAYAYAPAASHESMDIDPLYLAKYGEELLQRLNLLSRLHGSNEGLELLRREIEIRISDCNALSSYGSSLLPLWLHAEVHLKQLDSSVSKLEMSYRVDTEPRDSKTEVAEHKAPNEADMLAPSNGEALKSELSAGITIDENVKIEKPASTSSAQSSQDKDAPAVTSKVESDNDEDMDVEMEVDEDSVEEQVHCSSVPNKEHPPSEQVSSADLPPLEGPTPPEDNDVPPPPPEEEWIPPPPPDNEPAPPAPPEEPAASYIHADTISQPYIAQANVGYTLSGMEYYATVGTEGTHASYYMQVTEPHLLQAQQHSYYAPVSASGISVPVDGTSIAPESYYTYPSVSTAASGIAAEHSGYYASSTSAIPSSAADIKTGSAPLVSANINSDPKGPDKVISKDASIAPLTQAAVATSAAGTSSVIGSSTQSSTSTTNQTKVIRSKKRAVAVTSSLRSNKKVSSLVDKWKAAKEELRDEEEEPESALEALERKRQKEIEEWRKQQIASGEAQENANFVPVRGDWRDRVKRRRAEAKKEPKDESIAASIGSAEQHKGSPDLAELSKGLPSGWEAYVDESTKQVYYGNSLTSETSWERPTK